From a single Callithrix jacchus isolate 240 chromosome 5, calJac240_pri, whole genome shotgun sequence genomic region:
- the LOC144582812 gene encoding uncharacterized protein LOC144582812: protein MTPTRGPGVQRWRGKASLGAGALPRASRRSAPPSPAAAAGARPVSPACLGPSPPDLNVPSRDPSLTGLHYLTLRTVGLGPASDSHWPISESAPPPLAGGAANRVGRYPRPIHPITDPRSVQCVGCSVASCSCCFASRVSAATRMSWACGESRLRGGLQREATGPRPRPWAGGVRARLCRRARGVVRAVRPGRRRSFGACSQPPGRRLGWACGGVGEGRGGGRAEPQTRRKLSAGLA, encoded by the exons ATGACTCCTACGAGAgggcctg GTGTGCAGCGGTGGCGCGGGAAGGCGAGCCTGGGGGCGGGGGCCTTGCCGAGAGCCAGCAGGAGGTCGGCTCCGCCTTCCCCCGCGGCCGCCGCAGGAGCCCGGCCCGTCAGCCCGGCGTGCCTCGGCCCCAGTCCACCAGACCTGAATGTCCCAAGCCGGGACCCCAGCCTTACCGGACTGCACTACTTAACCCTGCGCACGGTGGGCCTCGGTCCCGCCTCGGACAGCCATTGGCCCATTAGCGAGAGCGCGCCGCCGCCGTTGGCCGGCGGAGCTGCTAATCGCGTCGGGCGCTACCCCCGCCCGATACACCCCATCACCGACCCGCGCTCGGTGCAGTGCGTGGGGTGCTCCGTTGCTAGTTGCAGCTGCTGCTTCGCGTCCAGGGTTTCGGCTGCGACGCGGATGAGCTGGGCCTGCGGCGAATCGCGCCTGAGAGGCGGGCTGCAACGGGAGGCAACGGGCCCGAGGCCGCGTCCATGGGCCGGCGGCGTCCGGGCGCGGCTGTGCAGGCGGGCGCGGGGAGTTGTGCGCGCTGTGAGACCCGGACGGCGCAGGAGCTTCGGCGCGTGCAGCCAGCCGCCggggaggaggctgggctgggcctgCGGCGGGGTCGGCGAGGGACGCGGCGGCGGCCGCGCTGAGCCCCAAACCCGCCGGAAGCTCAGCGCCGGCCTGGCTTGA